In Chitinophaga nivalis, a single genomic region encodes these proteins:
- the gcvP gene encoding aminomethyl-transferring glycine dehydrogenase yields the protein MNLFDIQQNEFVHRHIGPNEAEKNQMLETIGVSDLDELINKTVPGTIRMQQPLAIPAAISESDYLRQLKDVSLKNKVFRNYIGQGYFDTITPSVILRNVFENPGWYTQYTPYQAEISQGRLESLLNYQTMVADLTGLPIANASLLDEATAAAEAMTMFFNALNKDHDHVTRPKFFVDINVYPQTLDVIYTRATPLQIEVVVGDYKTAQLDELYFGALIQYPDNLGAAADYRAFIDSVHAVNAYVGVATDLLALTLLTTPGELGADAAFGSAQRFGVPLGFGGPHAAFFAVKDDFKRSIPGRIIGVSIDAQGQRALRMALQTREQHIKREKATSNICTAQALLANMAAMYAVYHGPKGLQEIATRVTLLTHTLAKQLQAKGLTLVNDHFFDTIVVTGTTIKDAAEAAGINFRYFNGNTSISLDETTTIADLNDILQLFGAGQVDAAAVSNTAINIPASLQRTSAYLTHPVFNSYHSESLMMRYLKRLENKDLSLNTSMISLGSCTMKLNAATEMIPLSWAHWSKMHPFAPKDQVGGYLQIADELGEYLSKITGFDACSLQPNSGAQGEYAGLLVIRKFHESRGEGHRNVMLIPISAHGTNPASAVMAGFKVVVVKALENGYIDVTDLKAKAAAHAKDLAGIMITYPSTYGVYEESVKEICAIIHENGGQVYMDGANMNAQVGLTAPGLIGADVCHLNLHKTFAIPHGGGGPGMGPICVAKHLAPFLPGHVFLNNGELSSAVSAAPFGSASILLISYAYIRMLGADGVKQASRYAILNANYMKTRLEKAYDILYNGVNGTCAHEFIVDLRPFKSTAGIEAEDVAKRLMDYGFHAPTLSFPVPGTIMIEPTESEDKGELDRFCDALLSIREEIRAVEEGRADKQNNVLKHAPHTQAVITADEWNRPYGRQQAAFPLEYVKANKFWPSISRVNNTHGDRNLICTCEPVSAYEEAVEA from the coding sequence ATGAATCTTTTTGATATTCAACAAAATGAATTCGTGCACCGTCACATAGGGCCGAATGAAGCTGAGAAAAACCAGATGCTTGAAACCATAGGTGTTTCCGATCTGGACGAGCTGATTAACAAAACAGTTCCGGGTACTATCCGCATGCAGCAGCCACTGGCTATTCCTGCAGCCATCAGCGAAAGTGATTATCTGCGCCAACTGAAGGATGTATCTCTGAAAAACAAAGTTTTCCGCAATTACATTGGGCAGGGGTACTTCGATACCATTACTCCCAGTGTTATTCTGCGCAATGTGTTTGAAAACCCGGGATGGTATACCCAGTATACTCCTTACCAGGCAGAAATCTCACAGGGCCGTTTGGAAAGTTTGCTGAACTATCAAACCATGGTAGCTGACCTGACCGGTTTGCCCATTGCCAATGCTTCCCTGCTGGATGAAGCCACTGCAGCTGCAGAAGCAATGACCATGTTCTTCAATGCACTGAACAAAGACCATGATCATGTAACCAGGCCTAAGTTTTTTGTAGACATCAACGTATATCCGCAAACACTGGATGTTATCTACACCCGTGCTACTCCACTGCAAATTGAAGTAGTAGTAGGTGACTACAAAACAGCACAGCTGGATGAACTGTATTTCGGTGCGTTGATTCAGTATCCGGATAACCTGGGTGCTGCTGCAGATTACCGTGCTTTCATCGACAGCGTACATGCCGTGAATGCTTACGTAGGTGTGGCAACTGATCTGCTGGCACTGACCTTGCTGACTACTCCGGGCGAATTAGGCGCGGATGCAGCCTTTGGTTCCGCACAGCGTTTTGGTGTGCCTTTGGGCTTTGGTGGCCCGCACGCCGCCTTCTTTGCAGTGAAAGATGATTTCAAGCGCTCTATTCCCGGCCGTATCATTGGCGTGAGTATCGATGCTCAGGGTCAACGTGCCCTGCGTATGGCGTTACAAACCCGTGAACAGCATATCAAACGCGAAAAAGCGACTTCCAATATCTGTACAGCACAGGCATTACTGGCCAATATGGCTGCGATGTATGCTGTATACCATGGTCCTAAAGGCCTGCAGGAAATTGCTACCCGAGTTACCCTGCTCACGCATACCCTGGCTAAACAACTCCAGGCGAAAGGATTGACGCTGGTGAACGATCATTTCTTCGATACGATCGTTGTAACCGGAACAACTATAAAAGATGCTGCTGAAGCGGCGGGTATTAACTTCCGTTACTTCAATGGCAATACCAGTATCTCTCTGGATGAAACCACTACCATTGCAGACCTGAATGATATCCTGCAATTGTTTGGCGCTGGTCAGGTGGATGCTGCTGCTGTCAGCAACACAGCGATCAACATCCCTGCTTCCCTGCAACGTACTTCTGCTTACCTTACCCATCCGGTATTCAATAGCTACCATAGCGAGTCTTTGATGATGCGTTACCTGAAAAGACTGGAAAACAAAGATCTGTCGCTGAACACTTCTATGATTTCCCTGGGTTCCTGCACCATGAAGCTGAATGCTGCTACTGAAATGATTCCTTTAAGCTGGGCACACTGGAGCAAAATGCATCCTTTTGCCCCTAAAGATCAGGTAGGTGGTTACTTACAGATTGCAGACGAACTGGGTGAATACCTCAGCAAAATTACCGGCTTTGACGCTTGCAGCCTGCAACCTAACAGCGGTGCGCAAGGTGAATATGCTGGTTTGCTGGTTATCCGCAAATTCCATGAAAGCAGAGGCGAAGGTCATCGTAACGTGATGCTGATTCCGATCAGTGCACACGGTACCAACCCGGCATCTGCGGTAATGGCCGGATTTAAGGTAGTAGTGGTAAAAGCCCTGGAAAATGGCTACATCGATGTAACTGACCTGAAAGCCAAAGCTGCGGCACACGCCAAAGACCTGGCCGGTATCATGATCACTTATCCTTCTACTTACGGTGTATACGAAGAAAGCGTGAAGGAAATATGTGCCATCATCCATGAAAATGGCGGACAGGTATATATGGACGGCGCCAACATGAATGCCCAGGTAGGTTTAACTGCTCCAGGTCTGATCGGAGCGGATGTATGCCATCTGAACCTCCACAAAACCTTTGCGATTCCGCATGGTGGTGGTGGTCCCGGCATGGGCCCTATCTGCGTAGCCAAACACCTGGCTCCCTTCCTGCCAGGTCACGTTTTCCTGAATAACGGCGAATTATCCAGTGCAGTATCTGCTGCACCATTTGGTTCTGCCAGCATTCTGCTGATTTCCTACGCGTATATCCGTATGCTGGGTGCAGATGGTGTTAAACAGGCTTCCCGCTATGCGATCCTGAACGCCAACTACATGAAGACCAGACTGGAGAAAGCATACGATATCCTGTACAATGGTGTGAATGGTACCTGCGCCCACGAATTCATCGTGGATCTGCGTCCGTTCAAATCCACTGCCGGTATTGAAGCAGAAGACGTAGCAAAACGTCTGATGGACTATGGCTTCCACGCTCCTACCCTGAGCTTCCCGGTTCCAGGCACAATTATGATTGAGCCTACTGAAAGTGAAGATAAAGGTGAACTGGATCGTTTCTGCGATGCTTTACTGTCTATCCGCGAAGAAATTCGTGCAGTAGAAGAAGGCCGTGCCGACAAACAGAACAACGTATTAAAACATGCACCGCATACCCAGGCTGTGATTACTGCTGATGAATGGAACCGTCCTTACGGTCGTCAACAGGCAGCATTCCCGCTGGAATATGTAAAAGCCAATAAATTCTGGCCTTCTATCAGCCGTGTGAACAACACCCATGGCGACAGAAACCTGATTTGCACCTGCGAACCGGTAAGTGCTTATGAGGAAGCGGTAGAAGCCTAG
- a CDS encoding alkaline phosphatase family protein has protein sequence MKQFFLFIAALVLISSNNFAQDTAQQVTAGRTNSATRQTRPYVIMISIDGFRYDYAEKYNAAHLLQLSGQGVRATAMQPSFPTLTFPNHYSIATGMYPAHHGLVDNSFYDRKRDAIYKVGNRDAVEDGTWYNGIPLWVLAEKQQMLSASYFWVGSESAIQQVRPTYYYKYQEKTGINQRIQQVVNWLSLPEEQRPHLITFYFPEVDHMGHGYGPDTDSVRQAVQFVDASIGKMVEAVNKLNLPVNFIVVSDHGMARVDTEKVITLPEAPEWKSLKVVPGNEKIMLYGSSEAEIKTAFDYLKQHENHYTTYLKKETPLRWHYGQEDIYNRIGDIILLAEPNYAFGMPGKKMHPGHHGFDNNLSDMQAVFMAWGPAFKPHTRIATFENVHVYPLVAKILGLDITQPIDGKLEVLEPVLQ, from the coding sequence GTGAAACAGTTTTTCTTATTCATCGCAGCTCTGGTATTGATCAGCAGCAACAACTTTGCACAGGACACAGCCCAGCAGGTTACCGCCGGCCGCACCAACAGTGCTACCCGGCAAACCAGGCCCTATGTTATCATGATTTCCATAGATGGTTTCCGGTATGATTATGCAGAGAAATATAACGCTGCCCATCTGTTGCAGCTATCCGGACAAGGTGTAAGGGCCACCGCTATGCAACCTTCTTTTCCTACGCTCACCTTTCCCAATCACTATTCCATCGCTACCGGCATGTATCCGGCTCATCACGGGCTGGTAGATAATAGCTTCTATGACCGCAAAAGAGACGCTATCTATAAAGTAGGCAACCGCGATGCAGTAGAAGATGGTACCTGGTACAACGGCATCCCGCTGTGGGTATTGGCCGAAAAGCAGCAAATGCTCAGCGCCAGCTATTTCTGGGTAGGATCTGAAAGTGCCATTCAACAGGTAAGACCTACCTACTATTATAAATACCAGGAAAAAACAGGGATCAACCAACGCATTCAACAGGTGGTCAACTGGTTAAGCCTGCCGGAAGAACAACGGCCACACCTCATCACTTTCTATTTCCCGGAAGTAGATCATATGGGACACGGCTATGGTCCGGATACCGATAGCGTACGGCAGGCCGTGCAGTTTGTAGATGCCAGCATCGGCAAAATGGTGGAAGCAGTCAATAAACTGAACCTGCCGGTAAACTTTATCGTAGTATCCGATCACGGTATGGCGCGCGTAGATACGGAAAAGGTAATCACCCTGCCGGAAGCGCCTGAATGGAAGTCATTGAAGGTCGTACCCGGCAATGAAAAAATAATGCTCTACGGCAGCAGTGAAGCCGAAATTAAAACCGCTTTCGACTACCTGAAACAACACGAAAATCATTATACCACTTACCTGAAAAAAGAAACACCACTCAGATGGCACTACGGACAGGAAGATATTTATAACCGCATTGGTGATATTATCCTGCTGGCAGAACCGAACTACGCTTTTGGTATGCCCGGTAAAAAAATGCATCCGGGACACCATGGTTTTGATAATAACCTGAGCGACATGCAGGCTGTTTTCATGGCCTGGGGGCCTGCGTTTAAACCGCATACCCGTATTGCTACTTTCGAAAACGTACATGTGTATCCGTTAGTCGCAAAAATACTGGGCCTGGATATTACCCAACCCATAGATGGCAAGCTGGAAGTACTGGAACCGGTACTACAATAA
- a CDS encoding YkgJ family cysteine cluster protein, translating into MSKILEDWEQKAQDKQKANKQFLQKLQTRRGKGVEKLLPELHDEAFSKIDCLECGNCCKSISPRFKGPDVKRIAKYLGMKEGNFVDTYLRLDNDGDYVVKFSPCPFLGADNYCGIYDVRPGDCENYPYTDSYDFFKRPNITFANSTICPAVYYVLERLKDKMGI; encoded by the coding sequence ATGAGTAAAATATTAGAAGATTGGGAACAAAAGGCCCAGGATAAACAGAAGGCCAACAAACAGTTTTTACAGAAGCTGCAAACCCGCCGCGGTAAAGGCGTGGAGAAACTGTTACCTGAGCTGCATGACGAAGCTTTCAGCAAAATAGATTGCCTGGAATGTGGCAATTGCTGCAAGAGCATCAGCCCCCGTTTTAAAGGCCCGGATGTGAAACGCATCGCCAAATACCTGGGCATGAAAGAAGGCAATTTTGTAGATACCTATCTGCGCCTCGACAATGATGGTGATTATGTGGTGAAGTTCTCTCCCTGCCCGTTTCTCGGCGCCGATAACTACTGCGGTATCTATGATGTTCGCCCCGGCGACTGCGAAAACTATCCTTATACCGATAGCTACGATTTTTTCAAACGTCCCAATATTACTTTTGCCAACAGTACCATCTGCCCGGCCGTTTATTATGTGCTGGAAAGACTGAAAGATAAAATGGGGATATAA
- a CDS encoding MFS transporter: MDNSASSKNDPYASLRFPEFNYYLVIRFALVFALAMQFAIIEWKVYEISKDPFSLGLIGLAEVIPAVLLAPFAGHLVDKREKRGMLLLCVIAYILISTGLFLLTWDRAVAGLSTKLVLNLIYSLVFLGGIVRAFTSPANFSLLSLLVPRQLYANAATWSTSAWQIGGVLGPALGGLCIHWFGVHWSMLLVVAVFLAPLYSLIHIKAKPIHYKSQGESFLDGLTKGMRFVWQTKVVLGAMALDMFAVLFGGAVAMLPAFATDILHVDSMGYGLLRSAPAIGALITMFILAHKPLVHKPGIKLLAAVFGFGLCIIVFGLSTSFILSMAILLVSGALDGVSVIIRQTILQLKTPDDMRGRVSSVSSMFVGSSNELGAFESGFMARAIGLVPSVVFGGCVTLGVVITTYIISPAMRKLDLKP; encoded by the coding sequence TTGGACAATTCGGCATCTTCTAAAAACGACCCTTACGCTTCGTTACGTTTCCCGGAATTCAATTATTATCTGGTTATCCGCTTTGCGCTTGTATTTGCCCTGGCTATGCAATTCGCTATTATCGAGTGGAAAGTGTATGAAATATCGAAGGACCCTTTTTCCCTGGGACTGATTGGATTGGCAGAGGTTATCCCGGCTGTATTACTGGCGCCATTTGCCGGTCATCTGGTAGATAAGCGCGAAAAGCGCGGCATGTTGTTGCTGTGTGTGATCGCCTATATCCTGATCAGTACCGGTTTGTTTCTGCTTACCTGGGACCGCGCCGTAGCAGGCCTCTCCACCAAGCTTGTGCTTAATCTTATCTACTCGCTGGTATTCCTGGGCGGTATTGTACGGGCTTTTACCAGTCCGGCTAATTTCTCGCTGTTGTCATTACTGGTACCCCGGCAGTTGTATGCCAACGCCGCTACCTGGAGCACTTCTGCGTGGCAGATCGGTGGTGTACTGGGGCCGGCACTGGGTGGGCTTTGTATCCACTGGTTCGGGGTGCATTGGTCTATGCTGCTGGTAGTAGCGGTATTTCTCGCGCCTTTATACAGTTTAATCCACATCAAAGCCAAACCTATACATTACAAGTCGCAGGGAGAAAGCTTCCTCGACGGGCTGACCAAAGGGATGCGTTTTGTATGGCAGACCAAAGTAGTATTGGGTGCTATGGCACTGGATATGTTTGCGGTGTTGTTTGGTGGTGCAGTGGCCATGTTACCGGCATTTGCCACTGATATCCTGCATGTGGATTCTATGGGATATGGCCTGTTGCGTTCCGCACCAGCTATCGGCGCCCTGATTACCATGTTCATCCTGGCGCATAAACCACTGGTGCATAAACCGGGGATTAAGCTCCTGGCAGCGGTTTTCGGCTTCGGACTGTGTATCATCGTATTCGGACTTTCCACCAGCTTTATCCTGTCTATGGCCATATTGCTGGTTAGCGGCGCGCTGGACGGCGTCAGTGTCATTATCCGGCAAACCATTCTGCAGTTGAAAACGCCGGATGATATGCGGGGCCGTGTATCTTCTGTCAGCTCTATGTTTGTGGGATCTTCCAATGAGCTGGGTGCTTTTGAAAGCGGATTTATGGCGCGGGCAATCGGGCTGGTACCTTCGGTGGTATTTGGTGGTTGTGTAACGTTGGGTGTGGTGATTACCACTTATATTATTTCTCCGGCTATGCGTAAGCTGGATCTGAAGCCCTGA